Proteins encoded in a region of the Halioglobus maricola genome:
- the birA gene encoding bifunctional biotin--[acetyl-CoA-carboxylase] ligase/biotin operon repressor BirA, protein MPNTDLLPLLASGEIVSGQEIADALGVSRTAVWKQLNKLAEFGLDVESVKGKGYRLEGGLDLLDAAVIKGAMLPAASSLMSALDIHQSIGSTNAEAMAQVDAGVRSGYVCTAEQQSAGRGRRGRLWVSPYARNLYVSAVWEFQGGAAALEGMSLAVGVAVARALEACGVPSVQLKWPNDVLHEGAKLGGILLEMTGDAAGTCQVVVGIGLNVDMPAQYAGGIDQAWTDVKQVSGGERVARSELLAALLNELLPLLAGFEQEGFAHWRHAWEALDAFADTEVVLSSGEQKMAGTARGVDDRGALQLETSAAGIQAVFGGEISLRPKA, encoded by the coding sequence ATGCCCAATACCGATTTGCTCCCCCTTCTCGCCAGTGGCGAGATTGTGTCCGGCCAGGAAATTGCCGACGCTCTCGGGGTCAGCCGCACGGCGGTGTGGAAGCAGCTCAACAAGCTGGCTGAGTTTGGTCTGGATGTGGAGTCGGTGAAAGGCAAGGGCTACAGGCTAGAGGGTGGCCTCGACCTGTTGGATGCCGCAGTGATCAAGGGAGCGATGCTCCCCGCCGCGTCTTCGCTCATGTCTGCGCTGGATATACACCAGAGTATTGGCTCGACCAATGCGGAAGCGATGGCACAGGTCGATGCCGGCGTGCGCTCGGGTTACGTCTGCACCGCTGAGCAGCAATCTGCCGGCCGCGGTCGGCGCGGGCGTTTGTGGGTGAGCCCTTATGCGCGCAATCTCTATGTATCCGCTGTCTGGGAATTCCAGGGTGGCGCGGCCGCGCTGGAAGGAATGAGCCTCGCGGTAGGCGTTGCGGTGGCCCGGGCATTGGAGGCCTGCGGGGTGCCGTCAGTGCAGCTGAAGTGGCCCAATGATGTGCTCCATGAGGGGGCGAAGCTGGGCGGGATATTGTTGGAGATGACCGGCGATGCTGCCGGAACCTGCCAGGTTGTTGTCGGTATTGGCCTGAATGTCGATATGCCTGCGCAATACGCCGGCGGGATTGATCAGGCCTGGACCGATGTAAAACAAGTCAGCGGTGGAGAGCGTGTTGCGCGCAGTGAATTGCTTGCCGCATTGCTCAATGAACTCCTGCCCTTGCTGGCCGGCTTCGAGCAGGAAGGTTTCGCCCATTGGCGCCATGCCTGGGAGGCCCTGGACGCATTCGCCGACACTGAGGTCGTGCTCAGCAGCGGCGAACAAAAGATGGCGGGCACTGCGCGTGGTGTCGATGACCGAGGGGCATTGCAACTGGAAACCAGTGCGGCGGGTATCCAGGCCGTGTTTGGCGGAGAAATTTCCCTGAGGCCAAAAGCGTGA
- a CDS encoding type III pantothenate kinase: MSVCLQFDVGNSSAKWRLLSEGAVITRGSYLQGDVESRDALLGCAESVDQVWVSSVAATGGENHLTALVEQRWGLSPWYARTSARSGELVNSYTDPSRMGVDRWLAMLGARARSTDRLCVVDAGSALTIDLVSPDGAHEGGYIIPGVALMERALLLDTDRVRFDEDVDYALSPGRSTAEAVRHGVALAQVGSVATVLDSSGTRTPQLFFTGGAGDTLRKMLGRGGELVPDLVFEGLEVMARQAGL; encoded by the coding sequence GTGAGCGTCTGTCTCCAGTTTGATGTGGGCAACAGCAGTGCGAAGTGGCGTCTGCTGAGTGAGGGTGCCGTGATAACCCGCGGCAGTTATCTGCAAGGGGATGTCGAATCACGCGACGCGCTCCTTGGCTGTGCCGAAAGCGTGGACCAGGTTTGGGTTTCCAGTGTTGCCGCAACCGGCGGCGAGAATCATCTCACGGCTTTGGTGGAGCAGCGTTGGGGGCTTTCGCCCTGGTACGCGCGCACCTCTGCCCGCAGTGGCGAGCTGGTGAACAGTTACACCGACCCCTCTCGCATGGGCGTAGATCGCTGGCTTGCCATGCTCGGGGCAAGAGCGCGTAGCACCGATCGACTGTGTGTTGTGGATGCTGGCTCGGCCCTGACTATCGACCTGGTGAGCCCGGATGGTGCGCATGAAGGCGGCTACATTATCCCGGGTGTTGCGCTGATGGAGCGTGCGCTGCTGCTGGACACTGATAGGGTGCGCTTTGATGAGGATGTGGATTACGCCTTGTCTCCGGGGCGGTCTACCGCGGAAGCTGTTCGCCACGGTGTGGCCCTGGCCCAAGTGGGGTCGGTGGCGACGGTTCTGGATAGCAGCGGAACCCGGACGCCTCAACTGTTCTTTACCGGAGGTGCCGGTGACACCTTGCGTAAAATGCTGGGTAGAGGTGGAGAGCTTGTTCCGGACCTCGTATTTGAAGGCTTGGAAGTTATGGCTCGCCAAGCCGGGCTTTGA
- a CDS encoding acyltransferase family protein, producing the protein MSQQHLSYRPDIDGLRAFSILAVLVYHAFPSLLPGGFVGVDIFFVISGYLITRIILESFERGEFSLAGFYRRRVQRILPPLIPVLLFCLGFGYFALLPAEYAQLGEHTAAASTFVPNLLFWTEAGYFDNDSKLKPLLHLWSLGVEEQFYLVWPLTLLLMGRVGIKAGMLILALLPVSFSLGVLLTDDRAATFFLPHFRAWELLLGALLAWLQTRGKLEPLGAAAAIPGILLLVLAVTLIDKNSVFPGWWALLPTSGAALVIAAGASNSVNRALGAAPLVFLGKISFALYLWHWPLLSFARIMEGGEPSALIRSAAVTLALLLAWASYRWLETPLRYRTGRLTPWAIAGTLLAVGALGLAIAIAKGLPERTTELNPVAENFYWKEHDLHERDDCSRKFGTPGRCLSDGKPPTIAVIGDSHSSNTFFALAHRYRDSTTGVMRLGEGGCPPLHDTAIQDNHNADICLAINNAFIHWVAKTESVETVYLSSLGAMYVNPGQTRFALSSLQAPTLKRNRDVFARGLAESIRRLLASGKHVVVVVDWPSLNFDPRNCVDTRPLRLTAFAPSACTIPLARHRQRSKVYRQVLAQALAEVGEGNVEVWDTHQAFCNDRTCTAMRGNLVLYRDRSHLSMGGSEYLGEQLQLKPAAAFKARLGEP; encoded by the coding sequence ATGAGCCAACAACACCTCTCATACCGGCCTGACATAGATGGCCTGCGCGCATTCTCAATTCTCGCGGTGCTTGTCTACCATGCCTTCCCCAGCCTGTTGCCCGGCGGTTTTGTCGGCGTGGATATATTTTTTGTTATCTCCGGCTACCTGATCACCCGCATCATTCTCGAGAGTTTCGAGCGAGGCGAATTCTCACTGGCGGGTTTCTATCGCCGCAGGGTCCAGCGCATTTTGCCGCCACTCATTCCCGTCCTGCTGTTCTGCCTCGGCTTTGGCTACTTCGCCCTGCTGCCCGCTGAGTACGCGCAACTGGGCGAACATACCGCCGCTGCGTCCACGTTTGTTCCCAACCTGCTGTTCTGGACTGAAGCGGGCTATTTCGACAACGACAGTAAGCTCAAACCATTACTCCACCTCTGGTCGCTCGGAGTTGAAGAACAGTTCTACCTGGTCTGGCCATTGACGCTGCTGCTTATGGGCCGGGTGGGAATCAAAGCAGGCATGCTGATACTGGCACTGCTACCGGTGTCTTTTTCTCTAGGAGTTCTTCTCACTGACGACAGGGCCGCCACGTTCTTTCTGCCGCATTTTCGCGCCTGGGAACTCCTGCTGGGTGCACTGCTGGCCTGGTTGCAAACACGAGGTAAGCTCGAGCCACTGGGCGCTGCCGCCGCCATCCCCGGGATACTCCTCCTCGTGCTGGCGGTCACCCTGATCGATAAAAACAGCGTCTTTCCCGGTTGGTGGGCACTGCTCCCCACGAGTGGAGCCGCCCTGGTCATAGCTGCCGGCGCGAGCAACAGCGTCAATCGCGCTCTCGGGGCTGCGCCACTCGTATTCCTCGGTAAAATCAGTTTTGCGCTCTACCTGTGGCACTGGCCGCTGCTGAGTTTCGCCCGCATCATGGAAGGCGGCGAGCCCTCTGCATTGATTCGTAGCGCTGCGGTTACGCTGGCACTGCTGCTTGCCTGGGCCAGCTATCGCTGGCTGGAGACACCGCTGCGCTACCGCACCGGTCGGCTCACACCCTGGGCGATCGCCGGCACGCTGCTCGCCGTCGGCGCACTCGGGCTGGCGATCGCCATCGCCAAGGGGCTGCCCGAACGGACAACAGAACTCAATCCAGTGGCAGAGAATTTCTACTGGAAAGAACACGATCTGCATGAACGGGACGACTGTTCGCGCAAATTCGGCACACCCGGGCGCTGTCTCAGCGACGGCAAGCCACCCACCATTGCTGTGATCGGCGATAGCCACAGCTCGAATACGTTTTTCGCCCTCGCCCACCGCTATCGCGATTCAACCACTGGCGTAATGCGGCTGGGTGAAGGCGGTTGCCCCCCGCTGCACGACACCGCTATTCAGGACAACCACAATGCCGACATCTGCCTGGCGATAAACAACGCCTTTATCCACTGGGTTGCGAAAACCGAAAGTGTCGAGACGGTCTATCTCTCGTCACTGGGGGCAATGTATGTAAACCCGGGCCAGACGCGATTCGCACTCAGTTCGCTGCAGGCGCCGACGCTGAAGCGCAATCGCGACGTATTTGCCCGGGGTCTCGCCGAGAGCATTCGGCGACTTCTCGCCAGCGGTAAACACGTCGTCGTTGTGGTCGACTGGCCGTCACTGAACTTTGATCCGCGCAACTGTGTGGATACACGCCCTCTGAGGCTGACCGCATTTGCCCCGTCAGCATGCACCATCCCGCTGGCAAGGCATCGACAGCGCAGCAAAGTCTATCGACAGGTGTTGGCTCAGGCACTGGCCGAAGTGGGAGAAGGGAATGTCGAGGTCTGGGACACACATCAAGCCTTCTGTAATGACAGGACATGTACCGCAATGCGCGGCAATCTGGTGCTCTATCGCGACCGCTCCCATCTCTCAATGGGAGGGTCGGAGTACCTGGGTGAACAGTTACAGTTGAAACCAGCGGCGGCCTTCAAAGCCCGGCTTGGCGAGCCATAA
- a CDS encoding sulfotransferase family 2 domain-containing protein, producing the protein MIPLASAEYRYTYYFNPKSASSTYRSLFVELHRGELPGEVNGAVDIHNAFQHFHPMAIGRSCNSFSYTIVRHPFPRMVSAYLDKCVEINAPVEQRFRKQDHMQWIFKPVFGFLGRAPNFDQGFSFIEFLRYLEQALRQRRPLDIHFEPQWNAKFALDAYYRIEDPIEDLLAIYRTIFEESFDQLDLERRIRETANNKLNRSFGEQLQPIYAGESLAGMNFAGLNSLMQQGLRFTYENFMTDESKSLISAIYAQELKAYDYSPDR; encoded by the coding sequence ATGATTCCTCTGGCGAGCGCAGAATACCGCTATACCTATTACTTCAATCCCAAGAGTGCCAGCAGCACTTACCGAAGCCTTTTCGTCGAACTTCATCGGGGCGAACTGCCCGGCGAGGTGAACGGCGCGGTGGATATTCACAACGCGTTCCAGCACTTCCACCCCATGGCGATTGGGCGCAGCTGTAACTCGTTCAGCTACACCATTGTGCGCCACCCATTTCCCAGAATGGTCAGCGCGTACCTGGATAAGTGCGTCGAGATAAACGCCCCGGTGGAACAGCGCTTCCGCAAACAGGACCATATGCAGTGGATCTTCAAACCTGTATTCGGTTTTCTGGGCCGCGCGCCCAACTTCGACCAAGGCTTTAGTTTCATCGAGTTTCTGCGCTACCTGGAACAGGCATTAAGACAGCGGCGGCCGCTAGACATACACTTCGAGCCGCAGTGGAATGCAAAATTTGCACTCGATGCCTATTACCGGATCGAGGATCCCATCGAGGATCTTCTCGCCATCTATCGAACCATCTTTGAAGAAAGCTTCGATCAACTCGATCTCGAACGCCGTATACGCGAAACGGCAAACAACAAGCTCAACCGAAGCTTTGGCGAGCAGTTGCAGCCAATCTACGCCGGAGAGAGCCTGGCGGGAATGAATTTCGCCGGGCTGAACTCGCTGATGCAGCAGGGATTACGCTTCACGTATGAGAATTTCATGACCGACGAGTCAAAATCATTGATATCCGCTATTTATGCGCAGGAGCTGAAGGCCTATGATTACTCGCCTGACCGCTAG
- a CDS encoding FkbM family methyltransferase has translation MPPRVLAAPHRTAPRKVLRGEVYEPATLEFMMERCGDGDIVHAGTYFGDFLPALGGSCGPAAKIWAYEPNPENFRCARVTLLINDLDNVVLRNAGLGAAEDSLVMRVRDSEGTALGGKSHVVTTGSFDATTDVTVDIVTVDATVPEDRHVSILQLDVEDQEQPALAGAIRTIRRCRPIVILEIREGNDLLQSTWFAESILALGYRESGRLHGNTVFECPVPPVQDPDSTSI, from the coding sequence TTGCCTCCCCGAGTCCTCGCTGCACCGCACCGCACCGCACCGCGCAAGGTGCTGCGCGGTGAAGTCTATGAGCCTGCGACGCTGGAGTTCATGATGGAGCGCTGCGGGGACGGCGACATCGTCCACGCTGGTACTTATTTCGGTGACTTTTTGCCGGCCCTCGGGGGCAGTTGCGGTCCTGCCGCCAAGATTTGGGCCTATGAGCCGAATCCCGAAAACTTCCGCTGCGCCAGGGTGACCCTCTTGATCAACGATCTCGATAACGTGGTCCTGCGCAATGCCGGACTGGGCGCCGCGGAGGATTCCCTGGTGATGCGTGTGCGCGACAGTGAGGGCACGGCACTCGGTGGCAAGAGCCACGTGGTTACTACTGGCAGCTTCGATGCCACCACTGATGTGACGGTGGATATCGTGACGGTGGATGCCACAGTCCCGGAGGATCGACATGTATCAATTTTGCAGCTCGATGTGGAAGACCAGGAGCAGCCTGCACTGGCGGGCGCAATTCGGACTATTCGCCGGTGTCGCCCGATCGTGATCCTTGAGATTCGCGAGGGCAATGACCTGCTGCAAAGCACCTGGTTCGCCGAGTCGATACTTGCCCTGGGCTACCGGGAGTCTGGGAGGCTGCACGGTAACACCGTGTTTGAATGTCCCGTCCCGCCAGTTCAGGATCCGGATTCAACCTCGATTTAA
- the tuf gene encoding elongation factor Tu, with amino-acid sequence MAKETFERTKPHVNVGTIGHVDHGKTTLTAALTRVCAEVWGGEMVAFDGIDNAPEERERGITIATSHVEYDSPDRHYAHVDCPGHADYVKNMITGAAQMDGAILVCGATDGPMPQTREHILLSRQVGVPYIVVFMNKADLLAEDCGGADTEEYEEMKELVEMELRELLDQYEFPGDDTPIICGSALMALNGEDDNELGTTAVKKLVETLDSYIPEPERAIDQSFLMPVEDVFSISGRGTVVTGRVERGIIKVGEEIEIIGIKDTQTTTCTGVEMFRKLLDEGRAGENVGILLRGTKREEVERGQVLAHPGTVNPHTKFEAEVYILSKEEGGRHTPFFKGYRPQFYFRTTDVTGACELPEGVEMVMPGDNVQMVATLIAPIAMEEGLRFAIREGGRTVGAGVVAKIIE; translated from the coding sequence ATGGCAAAAGAAACTTTTGAACGTACTAAGCCCCACGTAAACGTGGGCACCATCGGTCACGTTGACCACGGTAAAACTACCCTGACAGCGGCCCTGACTCGCGTCTGTGCTGAAGTATGGGGCGGTGAGATGGTTGCCTTTGATGGCATCGATAACGCACCGGAAGAGCGTGAGCGTGGTATCACCATCGCGACTTCCCACGTTGAATACGACTCTCCGGATCGTCACTACGCACACGTTGACTGTCCTGGACACGCCGACTACGTGAAGAACATGATCACCGGTGCTGCTCAGATGGACGGCGCGATCCTGGTTTGTGGCGCCACTGATGGCCCCATGCCCCAGACTCGCGAGCACATCCTGCTGTCTCGCCAGGTAGGCGTACCTTACATCGTTGTATTCATGAACAAGGCTGACCTGCTGGCTGAAGATTGCGGCGGCGCGGACACTGAAGAATACGAAGAGATGAAAGAGCTGGTAGAAATGGAGCTGCGTGAGCTGCTTGACCAGTACGAATTCCCCGGTGACGACACTCCCATCATCTGTGGTTCCGCCCTGATGGCGCTGAACGGCGAAGATGACAACGAGCTGGGCACCACTGCTGTGAAGAAGCTGGTTGAGACTCTGGATTCTTACATCCCTGAGCCCGAGCGTGCTATTGACCAGTCATTCCTGATGCCTGTTGAAGATGTGTTCTCTATCTCCGGTCGCGGTACTGTTGTAACCGGTCGCGTAGAGCGTGGCATCATCAAGGTTGGTGAAGAGATTGAAATCATCGGCATCAAGGACACTCAGACCACTACTTGTACTGGTGTTGAGATGTTCCGCAAGCTGCTCGACGAAGGTCGTGCTGGTGAGAACGTCGGTATTCTGCTGCGTGGCACCAAGCGTGAAGAAGTTGAGCGTGGCCAGGTTCTGGCGCACCCCGGTACTGTAAACCCTCACACCAAGTTTGAAGCTGAGGTTTACATTCTGTCCAAGGAAGAAGGTGGTCGTCATACACCTTTCTTCAAGGGCTACCGTCCGCAGTTCTACTTCCGTACCACTGACGTTACCGGCGCATGCGAACTGCCCGAGGGCGTTGAGATGGTAATGCCTGGTGACAACGTACAGATGGTTGCCACTTTGATCGCGCCTATTGCGATGGAAGAAGGCCTGCGCTTCGCGATCCGCGAAGGTGGCCGTACAGTTGGCGCTGGTGTTGTAGCTAAAATCATCGAGTAA
- the secE gene encoding preprotein translocase subunit SecE, with product MSAETSASRFDGLKWLVVFALIGVAVVGNSMYADQSLLYRVLGIVALGIVAALVALQTAKGAAFWALVKGSRTEIRKVVWPTRQETVQTTMIVVVFVLLVALLLWGLDSFLGWLVSLAIG from the coding sequence ATGAGTGCTGAAACTAGCGCGAGCCGTTTCGATGGGCTGAAGTGGCTTGTTGTCTTCGCCCTGATAGGCGTAGCGGTTGTCGGCAACAGTATGTACGCAGACCAGTCACTGCTTTACCGCGTGCTGGGTATTGTTGCGCTCGGAATTGTTGCTGCTCTGGTAGCCTTGCAAACCGCCAAAGGTGCGGCTTTCTGGGCACTGGTGAAAGGTTCGCGTACCGAGATTCGCAAGGTTGTCTGGCCTACGCGTCAGGAAACTGTGCAAACCACGATGATCGTGGTGGTATTTGTGTTGTTGGTGGCGCTGCTGCTCTGGGGCTTGGATAGCTTCCTGGGTTGGCTGGTGTCGCTGGCAATTGGGTAA
- the nusG gene encoding transcription termination/antitermination protein NusG: MSMRWYVVHAYSGYEKKVATALKERIELHNMQDRFGEVLVPTEEVVEMRGGQKRRSERKFFPGYVLVQMELADETWHLVKETPRVMGFIGGKADAPAPITEAEAEAILQRVEDGVEAPRPKTLFEPGEMVRVIDGPFNDFNGVVEEVNYEKSRLNVAVLIFGRSTPVELEFGQVEKA; encoded by the coding sequence ATGTCAATGCGTTGGTATGTAGTTCACGCCTATTCCGGTTATGAGAAGAAAGTCGCGACTGCCCTGAAAGAGCGCATCGAACTGCACAACATGCAGGACCGTTTTGGCGAAGTCCTGGTTCCCACTGAAGAAGTGGTTGAGATGCGTGGCGGTCAGAAGCGTCGCAGCGAGCGCAAGTTCTTCCCCGGCTACGTGCTGGTGCAGATGGAACTTGCTGACGAGACCTGGCACCTGGTCAAGGAAACCCCTCGCGTGATGGGTTTCATCGGCGGCAAGGCTGATGCCCCGGCCCCGATTACCGAGGCAGAGGCTGAAGCTATTCTGCAGCGCGTGGAAGACGGTGTGGAAGCGCCGCGTCCCAAGACATTGTTCGAGCCCGGCGAGATGGTGCGGGTTATCGATGGTCCCTTCAACGACTTCAACGGAGTCGTGGAAGAGGTCAATTACGAGAAGAGTCGCCTGAATGTGGCGGTCCTCATTTTCGGACGATCCACTCCGGTGGAGCTGGAATTTGGTCAGGTCGAGAAGGCCTGA
- the rplK gene encoding 50S ribosomal protein L11: MAKKVEAYIKLQVPAGQANPSPPVGPALGQHGVNIMEFCKAFNAETQGTEPGLPIPVVITVYGDRSFTFIKKTPPASVLLRKVAKIKKGSGTPNTTKVGKVNREQLEEVANMKWPDLTAADMDAAVRTIAGSARSAGIDTEGVN, from the coding sequence ATGGCTAAGAAAGTCGAAGCTTATATCAAGCTGCAAGTGCCTGCTGGTCAGGCCAACCCAAGCCCCCCCGTGGGTCCGGCTCTGGGTCAGCACGGTGTGAACATCATGGAATTCTGTAAGGCGTTCAACGCCGAGACCCAGGGCACTGAGCCCGGTCTGCCGATTCCTGTTGTCATTACTGTGTATGGCGACCGTTCATTTACCTTTATCAAGAAGACGCCTCCGGCTTCTGTTCTGCTGCGCAAAGTCGCCAAGATCAAGAAGGGCTCCGGCACCCCCAACACCACCAAGGTTGGCAAGGTGAACCGTGAGCAACTGGAAGAAGTCGCTAACATGAAGTGGCCTGACCTGACGGCTGCTGACATGGACGCTGCTGTGCGCACTATCGCCGGATCTGCCCGCAGTGCCGGTATCGATACTGAAGGGGTGAACTAA
- the rplA gene encoding 50S ribosomal protein L1, translating to MAKLSKRQKAFKEKVNPEKAYPLEEAVSMLKELATAKFNETVEVAVNLGIDARKSDQAVRGATTLPHGTGSDVRVAVFTQGDAAEKAKAAGADLVGMEDLAEQIKGGMMDFDVVIASPDAMRVVGQLGQVLGPRGLMPNPKTGTVTPDVETAVNNAKAGQVRYRTDKNGIVHGGIGKIDFELDAIRGNLEAVLADLRKGKPAAAKGIYMKKISLSTTMGPGVVIDQASLEG from the coding sequence ATGGCCAAGCTGAGCAAGCGCCAGAAGGCGTTCAAGGAAAAAGTTAACCCTGAGAAGGCTTACCCGCTGGAAGAAGCAGTAAGCATGCTCAAGGAACTGGCGACTGCCAAGTTCAACGAGACTGTTGAAGTCGCGGTGAATCTGGGTATCGACGCGCGTAAATCTGACCAGGCTGTTCGCGGCGCAACCACGCTGCCTCACGGCACCGGTTCCGACGTTCGCGTAGCGGTTTTCACCCAGGGTGATGCTGCTGAGAAGGCCAAGGCTGCCGGCGCTGACCTGGTAGGCATGGAAGACCTGGCGGAACAAATCAAGGGCGGCATGATGGACTTCGATGTTGTCATAGCCTCTCCCGACGCCATGCGCGTTGTTGGCCAGCTGGGCCAGGTACTGGGTCCCCGCGGCCTGATGCCTAACCCCAAGACTGGCACCGTGACTCCCGATGTTGAGACTGCGGTTAATAACGCCAAGGCCGGCCAGGTGCGTTACCGCACCGACAAGAATGGCATCGTTCACGGCGGAATCGGCAAGATCGATTTCGAACTGGACGCCATTCGCGGCAACCTGGAAGCAGTACTGGCTGACCTGAGAAAGGGCAAGCCCGCTGCAGCCAAGGGTATCTACATGAAGAAAATCTCCCTGAGCACCACTATGGGCCCAGGTGTAGTTATCGACCAGGCGTCGTTGGAAGGATAA
- the rplJ gene encoding 50S ribosomal protein L10, translating to MAIGLEDKKAIVAEVNETATSALSLVIADARGVEVDGMTALRKEARENQVTLRVVRNTLAKRALEGTDYECVNDTLAGPSLFGFSMEDPGAAARIFKDFAKDNEEFEVKALAVSGQMLGAEQLDVLAKLPTRDQALSMLMSVMQAPATKLVQTMNEVPGKLVRTLAAVRDQKEAAA from the coding sequence GTGGCAATAGGACTCGAAGACAAGAAAGCGATCGTAGCTGAAGTTAACGAGACAGCCACCAGTGCACTGTCCCTCGTTATCGCGGATGCCCGCGGTGTTGAGGTAGACGGCATGACTGCTCTGCGCAAAGAAGCGCGTGAAAACCAGGTGACCCTGCGTGTAGTACGCAACACCCTGGCCAAGCGAGCTTTGGAAGGAACTGATTACGAGTGTGTTAATGACACTCTGGCCGGTCCCTCCCTGTTCGGTTTTTCTATGGAAGACCCGGGCGCAGCAGCACGAATCTTTAAAGACTTCGCGAAAGACAACGAAGAATTTGAAGTTAAAGCATTGGCGGTAAGTGGCCAGATGCTGGGTGCTGAGCAATTGGATGTTCTGGCTAAGCTGCCTACGCGCGATCAGGCACTCTCTATGTTGATGAGTGTTATGCAAGCGCCGGCAACCAAGCTGGTACAGACCATGAACGAAGTACCTGGAAAACTGGTTCGCACACTCGCAGCAGTACGCGATCAGAAGGAAGCGGCGGCGTAA
- the rplL gene encoding 50S ribosomal protein L7/L12: MSKEDILNAIAEMSVMEVVELIEAMEEKFGVTAAAAVAAAPAAAGGDAGAAAEEQTEFDVVLTSAGDKKVNVIKVVRAVTGLGLKEAKGLVDGAPSPIKEGASKDEAEDIKKQLEEAGGAAELK, encoded by the coding sequence ATGTCTAAAGAAGACATTTTGAATGCAATTGCAGAAATGAGCGTAATGGAAGTTGTTGAGCTCATCGAAGCAATGGAAGAGAAGTTTGGTGTTACCGCTGCTGCAGCTGTTGCTGCTGCACCGGCTGCTGCTGGCGGCGACGCTGGTGCTGCTGCAGAAGAACAGACCGAGTTTGACGTGGTTCTGACTTCTGCTGGTGACAAGAAAGTTAACGTCATCAAAGTAGTACGTGCAGTAACTGGTCTTGGCCTGAAAGAAGCCAAGGGCCTGGTCGACGGCGCACCTTCCCCCATCAAGGAAGGCGCAAGCAAAGACGAAGCCGAAGACATCAAGAAGCAGCTGGAAGAAGCCGGCGGCGCTGCAGAACTCAAGTAA